The sequence GGGCCAGGAGTTCAAGGTCAAGGCCGGTGAACTCGAGGGCTACGACTTCGTGCAGTACGGGAGTGTGGCCACCGAGCAGGGTGCCGACCCCAAGGTGGCTGACGGCAAGGGCCACGCCGTGGCCGTGTCGGGCTTCAGCAAGGCCTACATCACGAACATGTGCCAGTCGGTCGTGACGCCCAACCTGCCGTTCGGTCTCGGCGACATCACCCTGCGGCTGGAGGCGGGTGGCGAGGGGCACGACCGTGTCTACGCCAAGGACCTCTACCTCGATGTGTCGGAACTCGACGGCGACGCCAAGTTCAGCAACATCGACATCGGCGTGGCCGCCGGTTCGCTGAAGAAGGACAAGCCGGGCAGCATCGGCATCCAGCCCGGTACGCAGGCCAACCCCAACGGGTTCGCCCAGCGTGCCGAGAAGGCCGTGCTGACCGACGTCCACCAGAAGGCGTGGGCCACGACGGCCGGCACCTTCAACCTCAGTGGACTGAAGCTGCGCCTGCACAAGGGCTCCGGCGCCGGCAAGGAGTGCTACTAAGCACTCGCCCCGGGCGGCCGGGGGCGCTTCGCGTGCCCCCGGCCGCCCACCCTTCTCCTTCTCACAGCAGTACCGGTTCCAGGGAGCTGTTTTCCATGAGCCCCGAATCCCAAGGGCAGAACGAGCACTACCTCTCCATCGCCTGGCGAGGCTTCCGCACCTGGCGGGGTGACCGGCCGTTCTGGGCCGGACTGTTCACCATGCTGGGCGGCTTGCCCATCATGTACTTCCCGTACGCGAACATGCACCTCGGCAACATGACGCTGGCGATGTCCACCACCGCCGGCGCCGGTTCGCTGATCATCGGTGTCCTGCTCGTCACGCTGGGCCTGACGATGTGGTTCCACAGCATCGTCCGTGTGTTCGCCGGTGTCGCGGCGATTCTGCTGGCCCTGATCTCCATACCCGTCGCCAACATCGGCGGTTTCGTGATCGGCTTCGTCTTCGCCCTGCTCGGCGGCGCGCTCTCCGTGTCGTGGGTCCCGGGCGAGGCGCCGGCGGAGGGCGAGCCCGCGTCGGCCGCGGCCGCTCCCGCCGAGGAGGCCCCGGAGACCGTCTCGTTCGCGAAGGACGAGCCGCTTCCCGAGGGCGTGCTCCACGGGGCGGGCATCCCCGAGCAGCAGGCGTACGACACGACCGTCGAGACCGAGGGCGGGAGGCATCGTGCGGGGTGACGACAAGCAGGTGAACGCCGCGGACGAGAGCGGGTTCCAGGAACGCAGAGGACCCCGTCACGCCGCCCCCAGGAAGTCGCTGCTGACGAAGCTCCACATGCCCTCGGGCAAGAAGGCGTTCGCGCTCGCCGCGATGCCGACGGCGGTCTTCGTCGGGATGGGGCTCACGCCGAAGCTGGCGATGGCCGACGACTCGACGGACATCCCCTACGCGCCCGGCCCCTGTGTGACCCGCTCCGACGAGCCGAGCGAGTCGGCCGACCCGACGCCCTCCGCGTCGAAGACGCCGTCCCCGTCGGCGAGCACGAGCAGCAAGCCGGCTCCGGAGACGAGCGATCAGGCGACTCCGAAGCCCACGGCCACCGGCTCGGCGGCCGACAAGGGCAGCGAAGCCGCCGACACCGCGAAGCAGAAGAGCACCGACGCCGCACCGGCCGAGACCCCGGCCGCCACCCCGTCGCCCACCAAGTCGAAGAACCCTCTCGACCCGCTGGGCCTCGGCGACGCGCTCAAGGACCTCTTCGACGGACCGGACAAGGAGACGGCGAGCCCGTCCCCGACAGCCACCACCGCGAGCCCGAAGCCCTCGGACTCCGCCACCGCGGACTCGAAGGACAAGGCCGAGGACAAGCCGGCCGAGAAGACCGTCGAGAAGGCCACCGGCGCGGCGAAGGACACGGTCGACAAGACCACCGACGCCATCCGCGAGGCGGCCGGCAAGGCGGGCAGGACGGTCGAGGAACTCGACGAGGACGTCAAGGGCACCGACGCCAAGAAGGACGAGGACATCCCGGACGGCGCCAAGGAGCCGTTCCCGTGTCCGACCGCCGACCCGGAGGCCCTGGCCAACGCGAAGGCGGAGCCCGGCATTCCCATGCTGCCCAGCGACCCGTGGATCCTGGAGAGCTCGCTGCTCACCCTGAACGGGCTCGACTACAAGGGCATCGTCGAGGTGCAGAAGGCCGACGGCACCACCAAGAAGGTGCTGAAGTTCACCGCGTCCTCGATCGACATCAAGGACCTGCACCAGCTGACGACCGGTCCGCAGTCGGGCCTCACCGGCCATGTGCAGGCGAGCAAGGGGTCGACCTCCACCATCAGGAACGGCACGGTGACGATGTACACGGAGGAGCTGAAGGGCAACCTCTTCGGCCTCATCCCGATCACCTTCAGCCCGGAGACCCCGCCCCCGCTGAACGTCCCGTTCGCCTTCTTCACCAAGGTGAAGGTCACCCAGGCAGGCCAGTTCGGCGGCACGCTGACCGTGCCCGGCCTGCACAACTATTTCACCAAGGACGGCGCCTGACGCCTCTCGGTAGCATGGCGAAGGCCCGCCACCTCTCGGGGTGCGGGCCTTCGCCATGCTCGTCAACGTCTGCGGGGGACAAGTGAGTTCGATGTATGTGACAGAGCCGGGCGAAGCCCGTATCGAGCCGGTGCGGGGGACGGCCGACGCCACCCGGCCCGCTGTCGACCCCGGCCGGGTGCCCGTCC is a genomic window of Streptomyces sp. NBC_00708 containing:
- a CDS encoding DUF6114 domain-containing protein, producing MSPESQGQNEHYLSIAWRGFRTWRGDRPFWAGLFTMLGGLPIMYFPYANMHLGNMTLAMSTTAGAGSLIIGVLLVTLGLTMWFHSIVRVFAGVAAILLALISIPVANIGGFVIGFVFALLGGALSVSWVPGEAPAEGEPASAAAAPAEEAPETVSFAKDEPLPEGVLHGAGIPEQQAYDTTVETEGGRHRAG
- a CDS encoding DUF6230 family protein — its product is MSSQVRGGTRWKRFAVVMVPSVIATAAVGVGLAQGALAASFSVSGQEFKVKAGELEGYDFVQYGSVATEQGADPKVADGKGHAVAVSGFSKAYITNMCQSVVTPNLPFGLGDITLRLEAGGEGHDRVYAKDLYLDVSELDGDAKFSNIDIGVAAGSLKKDKPGSIGIQPGTQANPNGFAQRAEKAVLTDVHQKAWATTAGTFNLSGLKLRLHKGSGAGKECY